The nucleotide window tactaTCTCTGACGAGTCCACGTGCATACAAAGAGGGGAAAGATGAGTCACCTCATACAACAGCCTTTTCTTCAGGAGAGACTAACCCCACCTCTCAACTCTTCAGCCCACAGACCGCCATCTGCCCGAGGCGAAATCACAGACACCCTTCGACAGCATGCAAAACCACAGTGATCTGTCCTGCGACAGGACACAGGGCCTGCTGCTGCGGTCCCACACCCCCAAACTCCGGACCTGTGTCGGTCTGTGTACCAGGTTGGCTGTGCTCCCCAAGCACCCAGAGCCCTGGGCACCTGCTCACCCACCCTGCCGGCCCTCTTGCCATCACCTCTGATCGTCTGATTCTTCTGATTCTTGCGAGTATAGGGCTCCAACCCCACCGTCTGCTCTGGTCCAGAGcgcagggaggaggaaggacagtCTTGTCTGCGGGGCTCCTTACCTGGGCAGTCCTGCCATTGTGGGATGGCCCTGGCCACTGGGCAGGGCTAACCTCTGAGGAAAACACGCCCAGGCGGGCAGGCCTGTAGCCTCTCCACCTTCTAAAGCTGGGCTGGTGCCGAAGCCGGGTCGCTACGTCCTGCATGAACTTGTCCACCAtgtaatttagtttttcttttgctgtttggGTTGTAAATGATATATAACTTAAATAACCAAGAAAATCCTCTGTAAAGCCCCTTGTGCAGTGCATGCGGGGCTCTGGGAGTGAGGCGGCAGGATGGGGTCTCAGGCACTCAGACGGTTTCCGGCCGGGTGGCCTCAGCTGCTCCCAGGGGACCGGCCTTCCCTCCAACACAGGCTACCTTCCCCAACAGCCACCTCAGATGTGCACTTTATCAGAAAATATCAGATGAGTATCTGTCCtgtatctatgtgtatatataaattaatctGCACGTACATAAACACTAAAGGAAAAGCTCCAGGTGTCTGTTCTCTGAAGGAAGGCAATCGCCGCTCACCAATTCTGCCGAGACGTCTTTGGGGCTAAAGAGCTTCATGCTCCAATGCAAAGGACACAAACAAGGGGCACAGACTTGCCAAGTGCTCACATGTCACATTTGAAACAACTACGAGGTGGTCCCTACTGGGCCCAGGAGAGCAGAAGACACTTTAGAAGAACGGGGGCTCGAGGGCTTTTGGTTTCCAGCGAAAGCCCTCTCCTGGAAGGCAGAAGGGCCACCTCCATCTTCGCCTTAGAGCCAAGCCAGCAAGATGCGTCCCCTGGTCCAGCTCCAGGGCGGGCAAGGAGGACAGCACCACCCACCATGGGCTGTTGTGCCCAAGCCCCTGCCCTCTCTCGGGGGCCCCTGGTGCCGCCCACCCCGCCCTGGCCGGGAGGAGCAGGCTTACAAGGCCTCGGTGCTTTGGGAGGCAGGTGGTCTCCGGGAGGCGAGCGGAGCTGCGGGGGACATGACTTCTGCTGCCCTGTCTCCACTTGCCGCTGCTCTCAGAGCAGCCAGTTTGGGGGAAATGGGGATTTACCATGTAGTACAGCTTTGTAAGCCAGTTTCCCAGTGTTTCAAAAGCACcttttcctgtgatttttctcaattaaaaaaaaaatgaatatgaggATTAGGCTTAAGTAGACGATCTTGTTTCCAAATCTGGGGACATAGTGCAGAACTTAACATCCTCAGCAGGGCCTGTCTAGTGATGTCCAGCACCCAGGCAGGCCCTCAGCGGGGGGCCCTGAGTCCTCCGGGTGTGCTGCCAGGAACCCCAACGTGTCGGTCTCCGTATGCAGCACCGCCCCAAGTCCCCAGATCCCAGCAGTGCTCACTCCTACTCCCAGCCGAGTGCGGGTCTTCCTTCCCAGACACAGGCAGCCTTGAAGTGAGTGTGGGTCAAGGGCTCCAAAAAACCACAGCTGCCAGAGCCACGTGCCGGGTCCGCGCACCTCTACTTTCAGCCctgcctgtttctttttccaattttcctctCACTCTCAACACATCtagattgaaaaagaaacaacaagaaCATGGGCACATAGGTCAGTACATCAGGTTTAACAACAAATGCTTCTTTAAGTTGATCTGATAACTGAAAAGTTCTGGTCCATGATTCAAACTCCCACAAACAAGAAGAACAGCTGGAACCACGTACGAGGGCGGTGAGCAAAGGCTACCTGGTGAGCAGTGGGTTTTCAGCTCACAGGTGAGGGCGGTGCCCGCTGATCCGCCCACGGGGCAAGGCGAGCAGGTGGCCCGGTGCTGGCCGCCGGGGTGGAGGCCTCTGCAAAGATACTGCCTTCCCTTGACGGGcgcacaggggcgcctggggctTCAGACTGGTGCGCCCTGCCCACTGTGCAGGGGACACGCGGCCCAGGATCTCCAGAGAACAGACACAGGGCGTTTTCAGAGATGATGTAAAAGACAACGTACTGCTTGCTAACCAAAGTTTCTATGTAATGAAAGTGTTTATAATCTGATGTTTTATTAAATGTGTATAGGCGGatttatatgttaaaaacttGATTCCGTGTCTATGAATATGAAATCTGAACTATTTTATCCACTGGAAGGCAAAGGAAAGGCCCTACATCGTGGGAGGAAGAACTGACAAGAACTCTACTCTCCCCGCTGGCTTGCTCGGTGGCGGCAGGCCGGAGGTGGCGGCGCGCTCTGGGCTGGTGACGAGGCCTCCAGAAGCTCTCGTGCATGCCCAGTGATGGGCATGGGGACAGCACGTGGCAGCAGAGAGTCAGGTTGACTGCCTTCCACATGGCAGGCGGCATCCCGGACTGGCCAGTCCTTCAGAGTAATCAGTTCAAATTCAGTCTGTTTCTGAGGAGAAAACACAGGCCTGTCACCTCCACATCAACTGCCACCTGCACAGCCCCTGAGGCAGCATGGTCCTCGCCGCGCTTTGGGGACCTCTCAATGCCGGGAGCAAGGCTCTCCTGCCAGCCACCCCCCAATCCTGCAGCCCGAGGGCTGGTGAAGGAGAGTGTGCAGGGTAAACCTGCTCCCCAGGGACCCACCACCAAACCCCAGGCGGCTGCCACCCGGGACCCCGTCCCCATCTGCCTTTTCCTGCCCTTCCCCGCCAGCTCTCCAGAATCCATGTTCTCACACGACAGCAGCTGGGGCTAGTGTCTGTACCTTCTGCAGATTTCCTCTACCCCTGAGGTCAAAGTCTGTGGGGTTGTTCAGAGGCTCATCGTCTGTGACACTTGTCGACGTGGCCCTTGCTCCGAGGCTGGCCACAGAGAAACGGGGTACAAACAGACAAGCCCTTCCTGAACCCAGGGGTTATCTGCTTCAGACAGAAGAGGATGAGGCCACAGTGCCCCATCTGCTGTCCCGCCGGGGACAGAACACTTCACCCAGTGGTGGACCTAGGAGCTGAGGGGGACCAGCGCTTGTGACTCAACCCTACTCATCCCACCTCCAggttagctttttctttttaaattgtgataaaatatacataacataaaagaTGCCATTTTAACCATCTTTGAATATACAATTAAATGgctttaaatatattcacaaggttgtaTAACCAACCACCACCCTCTCTCTCCAGCTACCCAAGAATATACTTCGGcgaaattttaatttaaacaaacagaaaaaggaatcaaTTTGTTTTACTGCCAGCAAGCCGGGGGTGGGCATTCCCCAAGGGCAGGCCCATGCTGGAGAAGGTGCCCAAGACACCAGCCCTGAGAAGCCAGTCCTGTTCCCTGGAGCCCACCACTCCCCAGGAGGGCTTCACTGACTCATGGGGCCCTTCAGGAAAACAAGATCAAGTCTGGAAATACCAGGCCCTAGAACCAACTTCTAAAGGTCCCCAAATCGGAGAATCTGAGAATCCAGACACTTGTTTGGTTTCCACAGCCCCCTGTGAAGAGCTAAGTCTCGTGGCTCCTGGCCATCCTGTGATGAGGCCTCTGGGGAGGCAAACACCCAAGGATGGGGAGGCAAGGGGGAGGCTGGGAACTTTGAGGGTCGGGACCCGATACCCACAATGGGACTTGTCCGTGGCTTCAAAACTATCTTCAATAAAATCATCTTCTGAAGTTTTCTTTCAGgaactggggtggctcagtggctgagcatctgcctttgacccagggcgtgatcccaggtcctgggatcgagtcccacattggctccctggagggagcctgcttctccctctgcctatgtccctgcctctctctgtgtgtctctcatgaataaagttttcttttgaggGTTAATACCAGGGATATGATCTGGAGAAACTGAGGAATGAAACTCAAGCTTTTGATTCCATGTATGTCTAAGAGAGAAGATGATTTTCCATTACTCCAAATCAGaaagagcaacagaaatgtaaattatGGAACTTTCATCATTTAAATGAAAGCACTTCCCTTACCTAAGGGCAATCCAAGCGCCGCTTTCCTTTTGCTCGCAGTTCTGAGTTGAATTTCTCCAACAGTCCCATTGCTCTCTCCTACACCCAGGGGTTGTGGTCCTGCCTGACTCCGATGGCGCTCTGACCTATTCTCCCACCGCTGAGAAATGACTAGAAAAGCTCACACCCTTGTAGGCTCACTGTGTACCTTCCCATGCACAGGTTTAAAGACCCAGGAAATATATCGGATCATAGGTCACATTCCTATTCTGCTCCCAGGGCGCCTGCTGAAGCAGCCCAGCCACTGGGTCCCACTGCCAGGGAGCTTCAGGAGGGCAGACGTCCCAGCGGCCTGTCAGGgaggccccccaccctcccctcagAGGATGACCCTGGCCCCTGTGGGCTCCTTACCCAGCTGAAGTCCAGCCTGGGGACTCGGGGCATCAACGGGCTCCGAGCCGACCTCAGGGGCGCCGGGCTCCCACGACTCACTGTTCTCCGACACCTCCGAATACGCGTCCCCCGTCCCTTTGTGCCCAGCCGCGGGCTCGCCGGCGCCCTGGTCCTCACCGCCTGTGTCCGCCACAGCCCGGGTCTCCTCGCCCATTTTCTCCGCAAACCACTGCTTCACCTGCTGGGAGCTCATCTGGGTCTTGTCGCAGAGGCTCTGCAGGTCCTCCTCGCACAGCGTCTTGTGCGACAGGTAATAGCCCTGCAGCAGCTCCCGGTTGCCCGGGGTGACGACCAGCAGGCCTGGGGGGAAGTTGCCCCGCTTATAGTCTTCGTACCACTTGAGCTGGCCGTTCTTCAGGGCGTACCTACTGTCCCCAAACCAGCGCACCACCTCAGGCCGCGGCAGGCCAGTCTGGGCCATGATGGCGTCGTAGTCCTGGGTGCTGGGCCATCGCGTCTGCACGAACAGCTGGCGCAGCAGGTGCCGCTGCTGGGCGGTCTTCTTGCAGCTCGCCTTGCCGGGGGGCTGCTCGGCCGGCTTGCCGGGCCCTTCCTCCTCGGGCTCGCAGGCGCCCGGCCCCGGGAGCTCGCTCCTGCCGTTGGCCTCGGTGACCCGCAGGTTCTTGAGGTTGATCTTGATGGGGCTGACCTTGCGCTCCGCCAGCAAGTGGCCGCCGAGCGCCTCCGGGGAGCCATCTTCGCCGGGGACCCTGAGGTCCCCCACCAGCTCCTCGTCCCCCGCCTCGTCCTCCGCAGCCAcagccaccacctcctcctcctccagagcAGCGCCCCCATCAGCCCTCCTGGTGTCCTCGGCACCCACTCTCTTCCGCCTCTCTGAGAACCAGCTGTCGATCTCTCTCCGGGTCATCTTGGTTTCCGTCCTCAGGCGGTCCAGCTCGTCGTCGGGAGGAAGAGGGTTCTGCGCAAAACTGCTCTCCAGGGCTCTGAGCTGCTCGGGGGCTCGCTCCTTGTACTTGGTTGGCGTGAAGTCGGGGGTCTGGTGCCAGGCCTGGCGTCTGGCGGAAgggggggcagccagggtggccgCGGGCGGGCCGCAGGGCACCTCGGGGGCCTTGGCTGCCGCTGGGGAGAAGGGCGCCTCGGGCCCGGGGTCGATGATGATGGCGCCGGGGTCACCGGGCAGCACGGTCCTGGAGCCCTTGAGGTTCCGGCAGTGGTACCGGCGGTCGCTGAACCACTTGCGCACCTCCCTGGTGCTGAGGCCCGTCACTCTGGTCAGATGCTCCACCTCGCTCTGCCCCGGGAACTGGTTCCGACAGAAGCTTCCTTTCAGGGCGGACAGCTGTTCGTGAGACTTCTTGTTCTTGTAGATGCTGGCGTCCAGGAAGGCTTGGGAGGTGATGCTGGGGCACGCCGTGAGCAGCGACTGGGCCGCGTTGACCACCTTCACGGCCGACGTGGTGTTGGAGCACACAGTGTTAATGGGCGCCACAGTGGGCTGCTTGGGGACCGACGTGACCGCCGGCGGCAGGGCTGAGCTGGGCGCCTGCAGCCCATTGGCCATCAGTGGCTGCGTGACCAGCAGGCCACCCGCTGCGCCCTCGGGCTGCCCCACCACGTGGCCCGGGAGGGCGGCCTGGATGAGGTGCTGCACGCCGCCGGCACTGGCCACCAGGGGCGTGTTGAGGACAGTGATTGTGGGCTGGGGTACGGACTGAATGACcgtattgaacatctttttccgGGCGTCCTCGATCTCCTCGGGGGACCAGCTGATGCCCTGCTTCAGCCTCTGGGCTGTGAACCAGATCTTGAGCTGCTCTTCCGGGTACTTGGTGACAACAGTCAAGTAGCAGAGCTCAGCTTTGGTCGGGTAGGGGAACTTGTGGAAGGAGTTCTTGAGAAAGCTGTTGGAATCCATGGCCGCATTGTAGGTGGGGATGCTGCTCAGTGGGATCATCACCTTGGGCAGGGACTTGGAAGTGGGCAGCGGCTGGTGGCCGTGGTGCTGGGCGTGCACGGGGGGCGGCTGCTGCAGGGGGAGGAACTGTGCCAGACCAGCCGGCAGAACCGGCACCGCTCCCAGCAGGGGACCATTGGCCACATGCGGCCCTTTTGCCGAGCTGCTGGCTGGCTGAGCGACCGGGACCGCCCCGTTGACAAAGGAGTGATCCCCCTCCTTCGCCTCACTCTCCCCAGCTGAGGGGTTTGGTAAGGCCGTGTCACCCACAGGCTGACTGGGGAGGTTCTCCTTGAGTGTATGAATTTTTTTGGCTTCAGCTTTGCCTTTCATTATCTTCATGATTGGGGTTTTGGTAATGATGATTTCAGCCTGTCCATCGGTCCCTTCAGTGTTGGGCTCACTCGATAGGTCAGGAGTGCAGGTGCTCTCAGGGACACTCTGCTCCACGATGACATGATTGTCTGGCTTGGCCACATTCCACACAAAGCTGGCTTCCCCCGAGTGACACTTGGCATTGTGCAGAGAAAGTCCCTCAGGAGTTTTTGCCAGAAAACTGCATTCAGTGCAGACAAAAGTTGGGTCCTTAGTAAAGTCCATGTGCTCTGAGTTCATGTGTCCCACAAACTGGGTTATGTCCTGGGATCTGAAATCACAGTATCTGCAGGAATACGAGTAGCCATCCAAAGTGCTCCGGTGCCCATTGGCCAGGGCGGCGCCGTCGGTACTGCTGGCCGTCTGGGCGACCTCGCTGCTGGTAGCTGGCACTTCAGGGGGCAGCTCCTGCGGGGGTCCTTCGGGCAGAGCTGCGGCAGGCTGGGCCTCCGCACCGGGTTCCTGCAGCACCACGGTCTTCACAGGGATCATGCACGGGGTGGTGGACTTCCTCTTGCTGGCCATGGTGACAATCACTCTGGATGATCAGTGGGTGAGAGCTTGTCCCGTCAAGGGCCTCACAGTGTAAGTCCCAGCTGCTCCATGCAGGCCAAAGAAACAGTTTCCAAAGGCAGTTTTTTCAGTTGTCTGCAGAAAGCAAGCTTTTCCTATTAAACctaaagaggaaggggaaaaacaaatgatcatgATCTCTAAGGTCTGTGTACTCTGATACCCAGATGCACCCCACTGCTTGCCTTCTCCCATCGGGGCCTTTTCTTGAGAAAGTTCACCAGCAACTTGAATGTGGAGCCCCCCAAACACCAACAAAACAGTACCCTGAAGAATGACCTGGGGATGTTCCAATACCATTTGACAGACTTAAgccatgtgttttgttttgtatttccctctGTATTCTTGTATTAAGTAACTCAGATTCAAAAaccaagcaacaacaacaacaacaacaacaaaataatccTCTTTTGGACCTCCAAATTAATTCTGACCATGTCAGAGTGAGAACAAAACATCCTAGTGTAATCCTTGTTTAAATGTTTGGGCCAAcgagggttttttcttttcatagccTTCCCACATATGAGAACAAGACGCCGCCTCTGCTTCTCCCAAGTCAGGCCCAGAGGCCTAGTCAG belongs to Canis lupus familiaris isolate Mischka breed German Shepherd chromosome 24, alternate assembly UU_Cfam_GSD_1.0, whole genome shotgun sequence and includes:
- the ZHX3 gene encoding zinc fingers and homeoboxes protein 3 → MASKRKSTTPCMIPVKTVVLQEPGAEAQPAAALPEGPPQELPPEVPATSSEVAQTASSTDGAALANGHRSTLDGYSYSCRYCDFRSQDITQFVGHMNSEHMDFTKDPTFVCTECSFLAKTPEGLSLHNAKCHSGEASFVWNVAKPDNHVIVEQSVPESTCTPDLSSEPNTEGTDGQAEIIITKTPIMKIMKGKAEAKKIHTLKENLPSQPVGDTALPNPSAGESEAKEGDHSFVNGAVPVAQPASSSAKGPHVANGPLLGAVPVLPAGLAQFLPLQQPPPVHAQHHGHQPLPTSKSLPKVMIPLSSIPTYNAAMDSNSFLKNSFHKFPYPTKAELCYLTVVTKYPEEQLKIWFTAQRLKQGISWSPEEIEDARKKMFNTVIQSVPQPTITVLNTPLVASAGGVQHLIQAALPGHVVGQPEGAAGGLLVTQPLMANGLQAPSSALPPAVTSVPKQPTVAPINTVCSNTTSAVKVVNAAQSLLTACPSITSQAFLDASIYKNKKSHEQLSALKGSFCRNQFPGQSEVEHLTRVTGLSTREVRKWFSDRRYHCRNLKGSRTVLPGDPGAIIIDPGPEAPFSPAAAKAPEVPCGPPAATLAAPPSARRQAWHQTPDFTPTKYKERAPEQLRALESSFAQNPLPPDDELDRLRTETKMTRREIDSWFSERRKRVGAEDTRRADGGAALEEEEVVAVAAEDEAGDEELVGDLRVPGEDGSPEALGGHLLAERKVSPIKINLKNLRVTEANGRSELPGPGACEPEEEGPGKPAEQPPGKASCKKTAQQRHLLRQLFVQTRWPSTQDYDAIMAQTGLPRPEVVRWFGDSRYALKNGQLKWYEDYKRGNFPPGLLVVTPGNRELLQGYYLSHKTLCEEDLQSLCDKTQMSSQQVKQWFAEKMGEETRAVADTGGEDQGAGEPAAGHKGTGDAYSEVSENSESWEPGAPEVGSEPVDAPSPQAGLQLETD